In Mesorhizobium sp. J428, the genomic window GTGAAGGGCGACGACGCGGCGCTGGTTTCGGAGAGTGCGGACCTTCTCTATCATTGGCTGGTGGTCATGAAGGTTGCCGGACTGCCGCTCGCGGATGTCATGGCGGAACTCGAGCGGCGCACGGCACAGTCGGGCATCGCCGAAAAGGCGTCGCGCAAGCAGGACTGACGGCAAAGGATCGGCCGATGGATCAACTTGCTCCCACCGAGAAATACTCGCCCTACCGCGTCTTCACGGCGCAGCAATGGGCCGGTTTCCGGGCCGACACCCCGCTGA contains:
- a CDS encoding phosphoribosyl-ATP diphosphatase; its protein translation is MAGFSLSDLERIIGERALSEDGSSWTAKLYRSGMERAAKKMGEEAVETVIAAVKGDDAALVSESADLLYHWLVVMKVAGLPLADVMAELERRTAQSGIAEKASRKQD